In Shewanella sp. GD04112, the sequence CGGAAACGAACTGCCCCGCCGCCTAGCAAAAATAACAAAGCACTGTAGATACAGTGCTTTTGTATTATTTAGCACCAAAAGGGGATTATTCGTCCCCTTGAATTTTACCCACCAACAGCATAGGCGCGGCATCAATTTTATCGGCGTCCATCATGGCGGCAATACGCTCCACCGATGAGAGCAACTGACTCTGCTCCCACTCTTCAAGATTTTGATATTGCTTTATAAAGTGCTCTTGAAGTGGTTTAGGCGACTCTTGCAATAATGCCCGCCCCGCCTCACTTAAATGTAAATGCACCTTGCGCTTATCGGACTCGCTGCGCTTGCGGATCACTAATCCCCGCCCTTCGAGCCTATCAATAATTGTCGTCACAGTGGCTGGGCTGAGGGTGATTTCTTCGGCCACCTGCTTGGCTAAGGGAGCGCCGAGCTGGGCAATTTTCTGCATCACCATTAACTGCGGCCCCGTCAGGCCTGAATGTTTATTGAGTTGCCGGGAATGAATGTCGATAGCGCGGATCACCCTGCGCAGTGAAATCAGCAGTTGTTCGTATTTTTCCATCGTGCTTCGCGTGCTCCTCATCAACCCAACGGCCGCACCTTACCAGAAACTCAGCCACAACTCACCTCGGCGGGTAATTTTATCGCACATTCGTCCTAGGATAACTAAACAAGTAAAAGCTGAAAAAAACCTTAAAAAACATAGCGTATATCAAGCCTGATCCCTGTCATAAAAGTTCATTATTTAGTTATCTAGTTCCAACTTTAGTGGGAATTTCACCTCAATAAACTGCCTAAGCCGATCTAGATCACATCTTGCATACCCCTTAATTGGTAGCTTGGTCACCAGAAAGAAACA encodes:
- a CDS encoding MarR family transcriptional regulator, encoding MEKYEQLLISLRRVIRAIDIHSRQLNKHSGLTGPQLMVMQKIAQLGAPLAKQVAEEITLSPATVTTIIDRLEGRGLVIRKRSESDKRKVHLHLSEAGRALLQESPKPLQEHFIKQYQNLEEWEQSQLLSSVERIAAMMDADKIDAAPMLLVGKIQGDE